A window of Hymenobacter siberiensis genomic DNA:
GTCATGGTTGGACTCATGAGCGCCCGAGCAGGCCCCCATCCCAACCATCAGCACACCACCCAAAAGTATCTGAGACCACTGCATCGCCCGGCAAGGTACGGTTATTTACCCGTTGCCGGCTCTTTGGTGGGCTTGCCGGCCATGTTGCTGAGGTAGTGGCGCACCACCAGCGCAATGGAGGCGTACGAATCTTCCAGCTTGGTCAGGGCTTCCTGCGGCGACATCCAACGCACTTCCTCGATGTACTCCTCGGTCTGGGGCTTCATCAGGCTGTCATCGAGGCACTTCATGAGGAACCAGCTGGTTTTCTTCAGCATCTTGTTGCCTTTGTAGGCGTAGCTGTGCCAGGTACTGGGCAATTCCTCACCGAGCTCCAGCTTAATGTTCGTTTCCTCTTCCACTTCGCGCAGGGCGCCAGCGGCCTGGTCCTCATCGCTCTTGAGCTTGCCCTTGGGCAGGTCCCATTTGCCGAGACGATAAATCATCAGCACCTGGTCGCCTTTCACCACCAGCCCGCCGCCAGCCTTGGCAATTTTGAACTGGTCTTTGAAGTGCAGGGTGATGAATTTCTTCTTTTTGACCAGCATGGTCAGCGATTTCAGCTTTTTCAGCTTCTTCACTTCCATCAGGCGCAGCAGGCGGTCGACAAACAGCGGACCGGCGTCGCGCACCAGCACATCGCCCACCAGGTCCTTGGACGTAAAGTCGTCGTCGGGGCTGAGAATGAGGTCAAACTTGTGCTTGTACACTTTTTCGCTGAGTTTCTTGATAACCAGCGGAATATCGTTGATGAAAATGTTCATCGGAGGAAGCGGATTGAGAAAAGACGTCGGGCCAAAGCAAGCCGCCGAAGTCAGGAATAAGAATTAGGAGTCTGGTCGGTGGCAGCAGCTGCAAGATACGGGGCCGGACTGATTCGCCGGGTGCCCCCATATTTGCGGCATGACACGTATTGGCCTGCTTTCCGACACCCACGGCTACCTCGACGAGCGAATTGCGCATCATCTGCGCGACTGCGACGAAATATGGCACGCCGGCGATTTCGGCGATTCCCGCGTGGTGGACGAATTGGAGGCCTTAGCGCCGCGCTTCCGGGGCGTGTACGGCAATATCGACGGCACGGACGTGCGAAGGTCCCAACCCCTGGTTCAAGACTTTGAGCTTGAGGGGCTGCGGGTTTTAATTACCCACATTGGCGGCTACCCCGGGCACTACGCCCCTGCTGCCCGGCCCCTGCTCGACAGCACGCGGCCGGGGCTGTTCATCACCGGGCACTCGCACATTCTGCGGGTAATGCCCGACCCCCGGCGGCACCTGCTGCACCTGAACCCCGGCGCGGCCGGCCGGCACGGCTTCCACCAGGTTCGCACGCTGCTGCGCTTTGGCATTGAGGCGGGCAAGGTGGTGGATTTGCAGGCCGTGGAGCTGGGCAAGCGCGGCAGCTCCGGTTCCCACTGTGAAGGGAACGCAGCGTAGCATGGCAACGTGAGAGCCGACACCCGTGGCAAAGCCAACAAGCCCCGCGACCTGTAAAACAGGAAACGGGGCTTGTCGATTTTTTGGGCTGCCCGGGGCAACCGACCGAATTGCTTCGGCCTGTGCCCAATGGCCAGCGAAAAGTTACTTACAGCGCAATCTCAGGCTTGGGGTGCTCACCTTCCTGACCGTCGGCGTTCACCGGCTTGGTCACGGCATCAGCTGTGTCGAAAGCGGCGGCGTTGTCGGCGGCTTCGGTGGTTTTAGCAGCCTTGGCGGCGGGAGCTGTAGCAGCGGGAGCGGCGGCACCAGGAGTGGTGAAGCGCGACTTCAGCTCTTCCAGGTCCACGTTTTTCAGGACGGGCGTGCGGAGCAACTCCTTGATAATGCTCTTCTTATTGTTGGCGCGGGCAATGTTCTTGCGGTGCTTGCGCTTGAGGCGGGTAACGGACATGGTGCCGGATTGGTTAAAGTCTAGGGGCTTACGAAACGGAGGGCAAAAGTAGGGCTTTCATTTTGAAAGTGCAAGCCCACGAGGCATTTTGCTGAATTACTGCGTATTCAGACAATGGATAGTCCCCGGGTTTCGGGCGCTACTTTTGCCCCGGCGGCTTTGCACGGCCCGGGGAGCTTAGCGCTGGTTTGCGGCGCAGAGGCTTTGCGGGCGGCTTTTGCCGCGTCGGTTTCCATTCGCTCCCTACTATTGTTCCCATCTTATGCCTGCTGAAAACCCCCAACTACCCCTGGTTGATTTGCGCTCCGATACCGTGACCCGCCCCACGCCTGCCATGCTGGCGGCCATGTGGGCCGCGCCCGTGGGCGACGATGTGTATGAGGAAGACCCCACCGTGCGCCGCCTCGAAGAAGCCGCCGCTGCCCGCTTCGGGCTGGAAGCCGGCCTGTTTTGCCCCTCGGGCACGATGACCAACCAGATTGCCATTAAGGCCCACACCGAGCCGCTGAGCGAGGTTATCTGCGAGCAGACGGCCCACGTTTA
This region includes:
- a CDS encoding metallophosphoesterase family protein, with protein sequence MTRIGLLSDTHGYLDERIAHHLRDCDEIWHAGDFGDSRVVDELEALAPRFRGVYGNIDGTDVRRSQPLVQDFELEGLRVLITHIGGYPGHYAPAARPLLDSTRPGLFITGHSHILRVMPDPRRHLLHLNPGAAGRHGFHQVRTLLRFGIEAGKVVDLQAVELGKRGSSGSHCEGNAA
- a CDS encoding NUDIX hydrolase, with the protein product MNIFINDIPLVIKKLSEKVYKHKFDLILSPDDDFTSKDLVGDVLVRDAGPLFVDRLLRLMEVKKLKKLKSLTMLVKKKKFITLHFKDQFKIAKAGGGLVVKGDQVLMIYRLGKWDLPKGKLKSDEDQAAGALREVEEETNIKLELGEELPSTWHSYAYKGNKMLKKTSWFLMKCLDDSLMKPQTEEYIEEVRWMSPQEALTKLEDSYASIALVVRHYLSNMAGKPTKEPATGK